From the genome of Candidatus Paceibacterota bacterium, one region includes:
- a CDS encoding ferritin-like domain-containing protein: MNTKKSIDLLNKGVADELQAVHQYMYWHFHLDDQGFSPLASMFRRIAIQEMGHVEHLAERILFLKGDVLMVPAGPVEKITEAKEMLLKAAAMEHEAVGVYNQFALQAGQNADAATKQVFESLVNDEENHYDQFDKQLENIKRFGLNYLALQSFGKEPENSEEAED; this comes from the coding sequence ATGAATACGAAGAAGAGCATTGACCTGCTGAACAAAGGCGTGGCGGACGAACTCCAGGCCGTTCACCAATACATGTACTGGCACTTCCACCTGGACGACCAGGGTTTTTCCCCGCTGGCCTCGATGTTCCGGCGGATCGCCATCCAGGAGATGGGTCATGTCGAGCACCTGGCTGAACGCATCCTCTTCCTGAAGGGCGACGTGCTGATGGTTCCGGCTGGGCCGGTTGAGAAGATTACGGAGGCCAAGGAAATGCTGCTCAAGGCTGCGGCGATGGAACACGAGGCGGTCGGTGTTTACAACCAGTTCGCTCTGCAAGCCGGTCAAAATGCCGACGCTGCCACGAAGCAGGTTTTCGAGTCACTGGTAAACGATGAGGAGAATCACTACGACCAGTTCGACAAGCAGTTGGAGAATATCAAGCGCTTCGGCCTGAACTACCTGGCCCTTCAGTCGTTCGGGAAGGAGCCCGAGAATTCGGAGGAAGCGGAAGATTAA
- a CDS encoding methyltransferase translates to MKPQTPQSWTSEKILALGRNYQGAAVLAAAADLDLFGALARTPLTAAQLARKRQCDLRALTVLLDALAALRLLVKSGGNYVLPAGLDACLTSDGPQSVLAMAQHQANCLRRWAQLATAVKTGRPVRRTPSVRGESGDEESFIGAMHNISAPNADRVIRAVRPLRFRRLLDIGGASGTWTIAFLRACPSARATLFDLPHVLPMARRRLAAARLDQRVKLVAGDFTRGALPPGADLAWVSAIVHQNSRAQNRALFAKVFAVLTPGGRIAIRDILMEADRTQPVAGALFAVNMLVATRGGGTFTFAELRQDLEAAGFVETTVARADEAMNAIVVARRPVGA, encoded by the coding sequence ATGAAACCGCAAACGCCGCAATCGTGGACCAGCGAAAAGATCCTCGCTCTCGGACGCAACTACCAGGGCGCGGCCGTCCTGGCCGCTGCCGCCGACCTGGACCTCTTCGGCGCGCTCGCGCGCACGCCGCTGACCGCAGCGCAGCTCGCCCGCAAGCGGCAGTGCGACCTGCGCGCCCTGACGGTGCTGCTGGATGCCCTGGCGGCGCTGCGGCTGCTCGTCAAATCCGGCGGCAATTACGTCCTTCCGGCTGGCTTGGACGCCTGTCTGACATCGGATGGACCGCAAAGCGTGCTGGCGATGGCTCAACACCAGGCCAACTGCCTGCGCCGCTGGGCCCAATTGGCCACAGCCGTCAAGACCGGCCGCCCCGTGCGGCGAACGCCAAGCGTGCGCGGCGAGTCCGGTGACGAAGAGTCTTTTATCGGGGCGATGCACAACATCTCCGCGCCCAACGCCGATCGCGTCATCCGGGCCGTGCGGCCGCTCCGGTTCCGGCGCCTGCTCGACATCGGCGGCGCCTCGGGCACCTGGACCATTGCGTTTCTGCGCGCCTGTCCATCAGCGCGGGCCACCTTGTTTGACCTGCCCCACGTCCTGCCCATGGCGCGGCGGCGTCTGGCTGCCGCCAGGCTGGACCAGCGCGTCAAACTCGTCGCCGGCGACTTCACGCGCGGCGCGCTGCCTCCGGGCGCGGACCTCGCGTGGGTGAGTGCCATCGTGCACCAGAATTCCCGCGCGCAGAACCGCGCTTTGTTTGCCAAGGTCTTTGCGGTTCTGACGCCCGGCGGGCGCATTGCCATCCGCGATATCCTGATGGAGGCAGACCGCACTCAGCCGGTGGCCGGGGCGTTATTTGCCGTAAACATGCTTGTCGCCACCAGGGGTGGCGGCACCTTCACGTTCGCCGAATTGCGGCAAGACCTGGAGGCGGCGGGCTTTGTGGAGACCACCGTGGCGCGTGCCGATGAGGCGATGAATGCGATCGTTGTCGCGCGGCGACCTGTTGGGGCCTGA
- a CDS encoding dienelactone hydrolase family protein: protein MNTEAADPRALLPHPRTPERQSHPLELSGAKAAAIAFLLLGLSIPCRCPAASDAQAAPSRLPHTNLLVFHKRSGAAAPVKSKSDWQRRRAEILRGMTEVMGPLPGREKWCPFDLRTEQRTNCGSYVRLLVTYASEPGSRVPAYLLIPNEALNGKKKLPAILALHSTDMQYGHSVLVEQLRGNYRAFGRDLAERGYVVIAPAYPLMADYQPDLKALGYQSGTMKAIRDNMRALDLLETLSFVRKGRFGAIGHSLGGHNAIYTAVFDPRISVIVSSCGFDSFSDYYGGDPANWQPERGWCQTRYMPRLADYRGRLAEIPFDFYELIAALAPRPVFVNAPLRDANFRQQSVDRILTAASAVYRLYHVPGVLQAAYPGCDHNFPPEVREAAYNFLDQHLR, encoded by the coding sequence GTGAATACTGAAGCTGCCGATCCGCGGGCCCTTCTGCCGCACCCCAGGACGCCAGAGCGCCAGAGTCATCCGCTGGAACTGTCAGGCGCCAAGGCCGCCGCCATCGCTTTCCTGCTTCTCGGTTTGTCTATACCCTGCCGCTGTCCGGCCGCTTCGGACGCTCAGGCTGCCCCCTCGCGCCTTCCGCATACCAATCTGCTCGTCTTCCACAAGCGCAGTGGAGCGGCGGCTCCCGTCAAATCCAAATCCGACTGGCAGCGCCGCCGCGCCGAAATCCTCCGAGGAATGACGGAGGTCATGGGACCGTTGCCGGGCCGGGAGAAGTGGTGCCCTTTTGACCTGCGCACGGAGCAACGGACTAACTGCGGCTCCTATGTGCGCCTCCTCGTGACTTATGCCTCAGAGCCAGGCTCGCGCGTGCCAGCCTACCTGCTGATTCCGAACGAAGCCCTCAACGGCAAGAAGAAGCTGCCTGCGATCCTGGCGTTGCACTCGACCGACATGCAATACGGCCACAGCGTCCTCGTCGAGCAACTGCGCGGCAACTACCGCGCCTTCGGGCGCGACCTGGCGGAGCGGGGCTACGTCGTCATCGCCCCGGCCTACCCCCTCATGGCCGATTACCAGCCGGACCTGAAGGCGCTCGGCTACCAAAGCGGCACCATGAAGGCAATCCGGGACAATATGCGCGCCCTGGATCTGCTGGAAACGCTGTCCTTCGTCCGCAAGGGCCGCTTCGGCGCCATCGGCCATTCGCTGGGCGGACACAACGCCATCTACACCGCAGTCTTCGACCCGCGGATAAGCGTGATCGTTTCCAGTTGCGGCTTCGACTCCTTCTCCGACTACTATGGCGGCGACCCCGCCAACTGGCAGCCCGAGCGTGGTTGGTGCCAAACCCGCTACATGCCCCGCCTGGCGGACTATCGCGGGCGCCTGGCCGAAATCCCATTCGACTTCTACGAACTTATAGCCGCCCTCGCCCCCCGGCCTGTCTTTGTCAACGCCCCGCTCCGCGACGCCAACTTCCGCCAGCAAAGTGTGGACAGAATCCTGACGGCCGCCTCCGCCGTCTATCGCCTCTACCACGTGCCGGGCGTCCTCCAGGCGGCGTATCCCGGCTGCGACCACAATTTCCCGCCCGAAGTCCGCGAAGCCGCCTACAACTTTCTCGATCAGCACCTGCGCTGA
- a CDS encoding arylsulfatase: MARASQPSATADAPTAKPNVLIILADDLGFGDTGCYGATRIPTPNVDRLAREGLRFRDAHSTSATCTPARYALLTGEYPWRKRGTGILPGDAGLIIPPGRATVASLLQRAGYKTGAVGKWHLGLGGKGGPDWNGELKPGPREIGFDYSFIMPATGDRVPCVYVENQRVVGLDPKDPIQVSYDKPIGTGLTGKDHPELLKVHPSHGHNQTIVNGISRIGYMTGGNAARWVDEDMADTFTRKAVSFIEQNKGNPFFLYFATHDPHVPRVPNPRFVGKSGCGVRGDVIVQFDWCVGELLNTLNRLNLSRNTLVILSSDNGPVVDDGYRDGAVENLGDHRPAGPLRGGKYSIFEGGTRIPFITRWPQRIQPGVSDALVCHIDFLASFAALTGQKLAAGEGPDSRNVLPALLGQSKTGREQLVEHARVLALRNGPWKYIEPGTGPKWNALTRTELGIAPAGQLYQLAEDPGETNNVIQAQPDRAKKMLEQLQATRQAGGTSP, translated from the coding sequence ATGGCTCGGGCCAGCCAGCCGTCCGCCACCGCCGACGCGCCCACCGCCAAGCCCAATGTCCTCATCATCCTCGCCGACGACCTTGGCTTTGGCGACACAGGCTGCTACGGCGCAACCAGGATCCCGACGCCGAATGTGGATCGCCTGGCGCGGGAGGGCCTGCGCTTTCGCGACGCCCATTCGACTTCGGCTACCTGCACGCCGGCCCGCTATGCGCTGCTCACCGGCGAGTATCCCTGGCGCAAAAGGGGAACAGGCATTCTGCCTGGTGACGCTGGGCTGATCATTCCCCCGGGCCGGGCAACGGTGGCTTCCCTGCTCCAACGCGCGGGCTACAAAACCGGGGCCGTTGGCAAATGGCATCTCGGGCTTGGTGGCAAAGGCGGTCCCGACTGGAATGGCGAGCTCAAACCCGGCCCGCGCGAAATCGGCTTCGACTATTCCTTCATCATGCCCGCCACGGGCGATCGGGTGCCGTGCGTGTATGTGGAGAACCAGCGGGTGGTCGGCTTGGACCCGAAGGACCCGATTCAAGTCAGCTACGACAAGCCCATCGGGACCGGTCTGACGGGCAAGGACCATCCCGAGTTGCTCAAGGTGCATCCCAGCCATGGACACAACCAGACTATTGTCAATGGCATCAGCCGCATCGGTTACATGACCGGGGGCAACGCCGCCCGCTGGGTGGACGAGGACATGGCCGACACCTTCACCCGGAAAGCTGTCTCGTTCATCGAACAGAACAAGGGCAACCCATTCTTCCTCTATTTTGCCACCCATGATCCGCATGTGCCCCGCGTGCCTAATCCGCGCTTCGTCGGCAAGAGCGGCTGCGGCGTGCGCGGCGACGTGATCGTGCAGTTTGACTGGTGCGTGGGCGAACTCCTCAACACGCTCAACCGGTTGAACCTGAGCCGCAACACACTGGTGATTCTATCCAGCGACAACGGCCCCGTCGTGGATGATGGCTACCGCGATGGCGCAGTCGAGAACCTGGGCGACCACCGGCCTGCCGGTCCCTTGCGCGGGGGCAAGTACAGCATCTTCGAGGGGGGCACGCGCATCCCGTTCATCACCCGCTGGCCGCAACGCATCCAGCCCGGCGTGTCGGATGCGCTGGTCTGCCACATTGATTTCCTGGCCTCTTTCGCCGCGCTGACCGGGCAGAAGCTGGCCGCCGGTGAGGGGCCGGACAGCCGCAACGTGCTGCCGGCCCTGCTGGGCCAATCGAAGACCGGCCGCGAGCAACTGGTCGAGCACGCCCGCGTGCTGGCCTTGCGGAATGGCCCGTGGAAATACATCGAGCCCGGCACGGGACCAAAGTGGAACGCCCTCACCCGCACTGAGCTTGGCATCGCTCCCGCCGGGCAACTCTATCAGCTCGCGGAGGATCCCGGTGAGACGAACAACGTCATTCAGGCACAGCCGGACCGCGCCAAGAAAATGCTGGAGCAACTGCAGGCGACGCGGCAAGCCGGCGGCACCAGCCCGTAG
- a CDS encoding glycoside hydrolase family 127 protein, giving the protein MHSKWTEYLTDWLGRSHACASWSTASHRRTDSSAHNTCTWMPATLAAILLSAPLAAGAEQSLLKLQPVPFPDVAIQDSFWAPRRETNRVTSTPFSLQKLEEAGNLEDIRLAARGATNGYRGPVFMDSDLYKALEAVAYSLATRPDPALQKQLDDIIALLARAQQPDGYLNSHFTVKEPARRWTNLRDWHELYCAGHMFEAAVAHYQASGMTNFLNIAARFADYIDSVFGPPPKRLGYPGHPEIELALVKLWRVTDNARYFELARFFVENRGRKFFATEHHTPLDKYDGSYFQDDVPIYDHQNIKGHAVRAAYLMSGTTEVAAQTGDERLLRMLDRVWRNTAERNQYITGGIGPSAHNEGFTVDYDLPNLTAYQETCATIALAQWAHRLALLYGEARYADALERALYNGVLSGVSRDGTKFFYVNPLESAGNHHRSPWFGCACCPPNVTRTLAALGGYAYAFSADSLYVNLYIQGSAQAKVGDNAVTIKVITDYPWDGRVTLELAPATQTRFTLRLRVPGWCRKHSVTVNHRAVQATTLQHGYVVLDREWKEGDRVELDLPMPVERMAANPNVKANHGLLALQRGPIVYCLEQCDQLESLAALWLPLEAELKAAREPDLLGGVVTITGEARAASAQKWGRTLYQPPAASRRVAFKAIPYYAWDNRQAGAMKVWLPASAPVLAAQGLETRAKVTMSFANNNCQPQGINDGLEPKNSSEQPAACCHWWPRKGTSEWVQYTWQTPVQACGATTYWFDDTGRGECRLPASWRIEYLDRGTWKAVNAAEGYPVAKDKWCAVGFAPVKTTALRLVAQLRPGFAAGVHEWKVEEPEDAQ; this is encoded by the coding sequence ATGCACTCGAAATGGACGGAATACCTGACGGATTGGCTGGGGCGGAGTCACGCTTGCGCAAGTTGGAGCACGGCCAGCCACCGCCGCACGGACAGTTCAGCGCATAACACCTGCACCTGGATGCCCGCGACGCTCGCCGCGATCCTCTTGTCCGCACCGCTTGCGGCCGGAGCGGAGCAATCGTTGCTTAAACTCCAGCCTGTGCCGTTCCCGGATGTGGCGATACAGGACAGCTTCTGGGCGCCACGACGAGAGACGAACCGCGTTACAAGCACCCCCTTTAGCCTCCAGAAGCTGGAGGAGGCGGGCAACCTGGAGGACATACGCCTGGCCGCACGCGGCGCGACTAACGGCTATCGCGGGCCAGTCTTCATGGATTCGGACCTCTACAAGGCGCTCGAAGCCGTGGCCTACTCGCTCGCCACTCGTCCCGACCCGGCGCTGCAAAAGCAACTGGACGACATCATCGCCCTTCTCGCCAGAGCGCAGCAGCCCGACGGCTACCTCAACAGTCACTTCACGGTCAAGGAGCCCGCCAGGCGCTGGACGAACCTGCGCGACTGGCACGAGCTCTACTGCGCCGGCCACATGTTTGAGGCGGCCGTGGCGCATTATCAGGCCAGCGGCATGACCAACTTCCTGAACATCGCCGCGCGCTTTGCGGACTACATCGATTCGGTGTTTGGCCCGCCACCCAAGCGCCTCGGCTACCCGGGGCACCCGGAAATCGAGTTGGCCCTGGTCAAGCTGTGGCGCGTCACCGACAACGCGCGCTATTTCGAGCTGGCGCGGTTCTTCGTCGAGAACCGCGGGAGGAAGTTCTTTGCCACCGAGCACCACACGCCGCTGGACAAGTATGACGGCTCCTACTTCCAGGACGATGTGCCCATCTACGACCACCAGAACATCAAGGGCCATGCCGTCCGGGCGGCCTACCTGATGTCGGGCACTACCGAGGTCGCCGCGCAGACCGGCGATGAGCGCCTGCTCAGGATGCTCGACCGCGTCTGGCGCAACACCGCCGAGCGCAACCAGTACATTACGGGCGGCATCGGCCCCAGCGCGCACAATGAGGGATTCACCGTGGATTACGACTTGCCCAACCTCACCGCCTATCAGGAAACCTGCGCGACCATCGCCCTGGCGCAATGGGCCCATCGCCTGGCCCTGCTCTACGGCGAGGCGCGCTACGCCGACGCCCTCGAACGCGCGCTCTACAATGGCGTGCTCTCCGGCGTCTCCCGGGACGGCACGAAGTTCTTCTACGTCAACCCGCTGGAGAGCGCCGGCAACCATCATCGCTCACCCTGGTTCGGCTGCGCCTGCTGCCCGCCGAATGTGACGCGCACGCTTGCCGCGTTGGGCGGCTATGCCTACGCCTTCAGCGCTGACTCGCTCTACGTCAACCTCTACATCCAAGGCTCGGCGCAGGCCAAGGTCGGCGACAACGCTGTGACGATCAAGGTGATTACCGACTATCCGTGGGACGGCAGGGTGACGCTGGAACTGGCGCCCGCGACACAGACGAGGTTCACCCTCAGGCTGCGCGTGCCCGGGTGGTGCCGAAAGCACAGCGTCACGGTTAACCATCGCGCGGTGCAGGCGACGACTCTCCAGCACGGCTACGTGGTCCTCGACCGCGAATGGAAGGAAGGCGACCGCGTCGAGCTCGACCTTCCGATGCCTGTTGAGCGGATGGCCGCCAATCCAAACGTGAAGGCCAACCACGGGCTGCTGGCTCTCCAGCGCGGCCCCATCGTCTATTGCCTGGAGCAGTGCGATCAACTCGAGTCACTTGCCGCGCTGTGGCTGCCGTTGGAAGCCGAGCTGAAGGCCGCGCGCGAGCCGGACTTGCTGGGTGGCGTGGTCACCATCACTGGCGAAGCTCGCGCCGCCTCCGCGCAAAAGTGGGGCCGCACTCTCTACCAGCCGCCGGCCGCTTCCCGCCGCGTCGCCTTCAAGGCAATTCCCTACTACGCTTGGGATAACCGCCAGGCCGGCGCCATGAAAGTCTGGCTGCCCGCTTCGGCACCGGTGCTCGCCGCGCAGGGGCTGGAGACCCGGGCGAAGGTTACTATGAGCTTCGCGAACAACAACTGCCAGCCACAAGGCATCAACGATGGCTTGGAGCCGAAGAACAGCAGCGAGCAGCCGGCAGCCTGCTGCCATTGGTGGCCGCGCAAAGGCACGAGCGAGTGGGTCCAGTACACCTGGCAGACGCCAGTCCAAGCGTGCGGCGCCACGACCTATTGGTTTGATGACACCGGCCGCGGCGAGTGCCGCTTGCCCGCCTCGTGGCGTATCGAATACCTCGACCGCGGCACATGGAAGGCAGTCAACGCCGCTGAGGGCTATCCGGTTGCCAAGGACAAGTGGTGCGCCGTAGGCTTCGCCCCGGTCAAAACGACGGCCCTGCGGTTGGTCGCACAGCTTCGTCCCGGCTTCGCCGCCGGCGTGCACGAGTGGAAGGTTGAGGAACCGGAGGATGCCCAATAG
- a CDS encoding DUF3516 domain-containing protein → MSLTLYDLLPRDERPANDVLLGRFLEYAESKRLRLYPAQEAAILELFENKNVILNTPTGSGKSLVAAAVHFKAIAQGSRSVYTCPIKALVNEKWLGLCREFGPDNVGLSTGDASVNRDAPILCCTAEILANIALREGADADVQEVIMDEFHYYADRERGVAWQVPLLTLPQARFLLMSATLGDTTFFEEALTRLNGRPTAAVASKDRPVPLDYAYSELPLATTLESLVAQGKAPVYVVHFTQLEAAQSAQDFTSINVCTREEKNAIGATLEGFKFASPYGPEIRKWLKHGIGLHHAGLLPKYRVLVEQLAQKGLLKVICGTDTLGVGINVPIRTVLFSRLCKYDGQKTGILSARDFHQIGGRAGRKGFDDRGWVVAQAPEHVVENLKLEEKAARAGKKVVKRKPPEKNFVNWDQKTFARLMAAQPERLTSRFRVSHGILLNVLSRNGDGCQAMQRLIRDCHETPKAKKEHGKRAWQLFRSLVERKIIEFIPKTEDGAYLRVNVELQDDFSMDQTLSLYLLETLPLVDPQQPDFPLVLLTLVESILEDPDIILRKQLDKLKSQKMAEMKMAGLGYEERMEELEKLEYPKPNREFIYSSFNAFADKHPWVGQENIKPKSIAREMFESFRSFSDYIRDYELQRAEGILLRHLNSVYKVLAQTVPDAAKTDPVREMELYLGTMIRQVDSSLLDEWEKLRDPSYQRAETKEARPPGAEEAAADITRDTRAFTAALRNRIFSFLRGLVNADFEQALAHLSSPQDPDGQPWTAARLQQALDSYHAEHERICLDPNARNLRHTYVLPAEDKRTWRVQQMLVDPEEHNDWVAEFEVDLDRSREAAEPVLRLVRLGNLAS, encoded by the coding sequence GTGTCACTGACCCTGTACGACCTGTTGCCCCGGGACGAGCGCCCGGCCAACGACGTCTTGCTCGGGCGTTTTCTTGAATACGCCGAGAGCAAGCGGCTCCGGCTATATCCGGCGCAGGAGGCGGCCATCCTGGAGTTGTTTGAGAATAAGAACGTCATCCTCAACACGCCCACCGGCTCGGGCAAGTCGCTGGTGGCGGCCGCGGTGCATTTCAAGGCTATCGCGCAGGGCAGTCGTTCCGTCTACACCTGCCCTATCAAGGCGTTGGTCAACGAGAAGTGGCTCGGGCTGTGCCGCGAGTTCGGGCCGGATAACGTCGGCCTGAGCACCGGTGACGCCTCGGTCAACCGCGACGCCCCCATTCTCTGCTGCACTGCCGAAATACTCGCCAACATCGCGCTGCGCGAGGGCGCGGATGCCGACGTGCAAGAGGTTATCATGGACGAGTTTCACTACTATGCCGACCGCGAGCGCGGTGTGGCCTGGCAGGTGCCGTTGCTGACGCTGCCGCAGGCGCGGTTCCTCTTGATGTCCGCCACCCTCGGCGATACGACGTTTTTCGAGGAGGCGCTGACCCGCCTCAACGGGCGCCCCACCGCCGCCGTTGCCTCCAAAGACCGGCCGGTGCCGCTGGACTATGCCTACTCCGAGCTGCCGCTGGCCACGACGCTCGAAAGCCTGGTCGCGCAAGGCAAGGCCCCGGTGTATGTCGTTCACTTCACCCAACTCGAAGCCGCCCAGAGCGCCCAGGACTTTACCAGCATCAACGTGTGCACGCGCGAGGAGAAGAATGCCATCGGCGCGACGCTCGAAGGCTTCAAGTTCGCCAGCCCCTACGGCCCCGAGATCCGGAAATGGCTCAAGCACGGCATCGGGTTGCACCACGCCGGGCTGCTGCCGAAGTATCGGGTGCTGGTTGAGCAATTGGCGCAGAAGGGTCTGCTCAAGGTTATTTGCGGCACCGACACGCTCGGCGTGGGCATTAATGTCCCCATCCGCACCGTGCTGTTCTCGCGCCTCTGCAAGTACGACGGCCAGAAGACCGGCATCCTGAGCGCGCGCGATTTTCACCAGATTGGCGGGCGGGCTGGACGCAAGGGATTCGACGACCGCGGCTGGGTGGTCGCGCAAGCGCCCGAACATGTGGTCGAGAACCTCAAACTGGAAGAAAAGGCGGCCCGGGCTGGCAAGAAGGTCGTTAAACGCAAACCGCCGGAGAAGAACTTCGTCAACTGGGACCAGAAGACATTTGCCCGCCTCATGGCCGCCCAACCCGAGCGCCTGACTTCCCGGTTCCGCGTCTCGCATGGGATCCTGCTCAACGTGCTCAGCCGCAATGGCGACGGCTGCCAGGCCATGCAGCGCCTCATTCGCGACTGCCATGAAACGCCCAAGGCTAAGAAGGAGCATGGCAAACGCGCGTGGCAGTTGTTCCGCTCGCTGGTGGAGCGCAAGATCATCGAGTTCATCCCCAAGACCGAGGACGGCGCCTACCTGCGCGTCAATGTCGAGCTGCAGGACGACTTTTCCATGGACCAGACGCTGTCGCTCTACCTGCTGGAGACACTGCCTCTGGTGGATCCGCAGCAGCCTGACTTTCCGCTAGTCCTGCTGACACTCGTGGAGTCCATCCTCGAAGACCCGGACATCATCCTCCGCAAACAACTGGACAAGCTCAAGAGCCAGAAGATGGCGGAAATGAAGATGGCCGGGCTGGGATACGAGGAGCGGATGGAGGAGCTGGAGAAGCTGGAATACCCAAAGCCAAACCGCGAGTTCATCTACTCGAGCTTCAACGCCTTTGCCGACAAACACCCGTGGGTGGGGCAGGAGAATATCAAGCCCAAGTCCATCGCCCGCGAGATGTTCGAGTCGTTCCGTTCCTTCTCCGATTACATCCGCGACTACGAACTGCAGCGGGCCGAGGGGATCCTGCTGCGGCACTTGAACAGCGTGTACAAAGTCCTGGCGCAGACCGTCCCCGATGCCGCCAAGACCGACCCTGTGCGGGAGATGGAACTCTACCTGGGCACGATGATTCGCCAGGTTGACTCCAGCTTGCTGGACGAATGGGAAAAGTTGCGCGACCCGAGCTACCAGCGCGCCGAGACCAAGGAAGCCCGGCCACCCGGCGCCGAGGAAGCCGCCGCCGACATCACCCGCGACACCCGGGCCTTCACCGCCGCCCTCCGCAACCGCATCTTCAGCTTCCTGCGCGGCCTGGTAAACGCCGACTTCGAGCAGGCGCTTGCCCATCTCTCCTCCCCGCAGGACCCCGACGGCCAGCCGTGGACGGCCGCGCGGCTGCAGCAGGCGCTCGACAGCTACCATGCCGAGCACGAGCGCATTTGCCTGGACCCGAACGCCCGCAATCTGCGCCATACCTACGTGCTCCCCGCCGAGGACAAGCGAACCTGGCGCGTCCAGCAGATGCTGGTGGACCCGGAAGAGCACAACGACTGGGTAGCAGAGTTCGAAGTGGATCTGGACCGCTCGCGCGAGGCCGCGGAGCCTGTCTTGCGGTTGGTGAGGCTGGGGAACTTGGCTTCGTAG